The Ahaetulla prasina isolate Xishuangbanna chromosome 3, ASM2864084v1, whole genome shotgun sequence genome window below encodes:
- the ANKRD29 gene encoding ankyrin repeat domain-containing protein 29 isoform X5 has product MVASYYGHKECVRELVQQGADINLQRETGATALFFAAQQGHNDIVKLLFEYGASTEFKTKDGGTALLAACQYGHMRVVDTLLKHGANIHDQLYDGATALFLAAQGGYLDLIRLLLSSGAKVNQPRQDGTAPLWIASQMGHSDVVRVMLLRGADRDAARLDGTTALLKAATKGYNEVIEELLKFSPALGILKNGTSALHEAVLGGNIRAVALLLEAGADPILKNKKNELPSDLTKNERILRLLQSRAKHRKS; this is encoded by the exons ATGGTAGCATCATACTATGGCCACAAAGAATGTGTGCGAGAACTGGTGCAGCAAGGAGCTGATATTAATCTTCAGAGAGAG ACTGGAGCCACTGCCCTATTCTTTGCTGCACAACAAGGCCACAATGATATAGTGAAGTTACTCTTTGAATATGGAGCTTCCACAGAATTCAAAACCAAA GATGGTGGTACTGCTTTGCTAGCTGCTTGTCAATATGGGCACATGAGAGTGGTGGATACCTTACTAAAGCATGGGGCCAACATACATGATCAGCTTTAT GATGGAGCTACTGCACTTTTCCTGGCTGCTCAGGGAGGTTATCTGGATTTAATTCGGTTATTACTATCTTCAGGAGCAAAGGTCAACCAGCCAAGGCAG GACGGGACAGCTCCATTGTGGATAGCTTCCCAGATGGGACACAGTGATGTAGTGCGAGTGATGCTCCTCCGAGGAGCAGATCGAGATGCTGCAAGACTT GATGGCACAACTGCTTTACTTAAAGCTGCAACCAAAGGATATAATGAAGTTATAGAAGAATTACTTAAATTCTCTCCTGCACTTGGCATCCTGAAG AATGGGACATCTGCCCTTCATGAAGCAGTTCTTGGTGGCAATATTAGAGCAGTAGCACTACTCTTAGAAGCAGGAGCAGATCCAATACTCAAAAACAAG AAAAATGAATTGCCTTCAGATCTGACAAAAAATGAGCGCATTCTACGTCTCCTGCAATCTAGAGCAAAACACAGGAAGAGTTAA